The sequence below is a genomic window from Elusimicrobiaceae bacterium.
AACCGACGGCGGTTTTCTTTTCAATCGCTACGACTCTGTATTGCGGATGGGATTTTTTACCCACTCTTTGTAATCTAATGACGACTGCCATGTGTTAACTTCTCCTTATTATTCGCCTTTTACAAGGCGGTGTAATTAAATCGTGGCGGACTTGCGGATTTCTTGCAAGGCCTGTTTCTTATCTGCTGCCGCGAAAATGGCATTACCTGCTACAAAAGCATCTGCTCCTGCTTGGGCCGCTTCACGCGCGGTTTGAGCATTGATGCCGCCATCTACTTCTAAATAAATACTGCGGCCGCTTTGGTCAATCAATTCACGCACAGCCTTGATTTGGGCAGGACTGCTAGGCAGGAAACTTTGCCCGCCAAATCCCGGTTGTACGGTCATTACCAAGACCAAATCTAATATATCTAAAAACGGTTTTATGCGTTGCGGGTCTGTATCGGGCTTGATGGAAAGACCTGCTTTTACACCTAAACTTTTAATGGTTAAAAGAGCTTCTTTTACGTCGTCTTGTGCTTCAATGTGTACGGTTAAAAAATCGGCACCGGCTTTGGCAAAAGACTCAACAAACTTCAACGGACGTTGCACCATTAAATGCACGTCCAACGGCAGTTGCGCGCGACCGTTTAAACTTTTTACCGTTGCCGGACCAAAACTTAAATTCGGTACAAAATGCCCGTCCATTACATCTACGTGCAACCAATCTGCGCCGGCCATTTTTGCAACTTCTACATCTTGTCCCAAATTCCACAAATCGGCCGACAAAATGGAAGGCGCTATTATTATTTTACCATTTCTTGAGCCGTTTTGGGTAATCATTGTATTTCTCTCTCTCTGACCAAGATGCCATCGGATAAAATACGGAAGGTCGCTTTACCGCTGTAAGGAATTTCTAAATCGATTTTGCTACCGGGTAATTTGGACTCATTAATCACTTCTCTTTCACCGTTATCATCAGTCATGACGATGCGGATACGCATCTGTTTTTTACCCTGAGGCAACTCATAATGTAAATGATAAGTTTTTTCATCTTCATTGGCTTGGCGTCGGCTGACGGTCACCTCTAAAGAGGAACCTGTAGATATTTGACTATCTGCCAGCGGATATTGAGAAGCAATGGTGCCATAAGGAAAAGGAGATTTTGGGTCTTCTTTAACAGTTAAATTGATATTTTGTGTGCTGGCCCATAAAGTGGCGTTGGCTAATTTTTTATTGCGAAAATCGGGTACTAAAATCACACTGGCAGGAGGTTGGCCGTTTGACAAAGTAAGGAGCACTTTGTCCCCGCGTGTTAACATGCTGTCAGCCTTCGGTTTTTGAGAGATGATAAGGCCTTTTTCTACTGTTAAAGAAAAGGCATTTTCCACCTTTTCCACTTGCAATCCGGCTTGCCGAATGGCCAACTGCGCCGCACGTAAATCAAGCCCTTCTACGGAAGGTACAAACACCATTTCGTCACCTTGACTGATCCATACGCGGATCACACGCCCTTCCCGAACGGTACTTCCGGCAGATGGAATTTGGCGCAAGACAGATCCGGGAGGAACCCCTTCTGCAAATTCTAGACCGGCTTGTTTTAAAGCCAAGTTAACGGTAGCTAAAGAGTCTAAGGCTGTCGTGACGGGTTTTTGGGTAATGTCGGGCACTTGTACTTCCTGACGTGTATGGACCAAAGCTCCCAGTACCCAATCAATAGAAACAAAAATTAACAAACCAAAAAAGACAAAAACAACCAACGCGATAAACCATTTCACGCGGGAAGTTTTTCTCGTTTTTCCAATAAAATCTTCGAAATTTGTATCTGTATTTTTAGTCATTACAAACGAACACCCCTTCTGCAGGTTTTAACCCTCGTCCGTTGGCAAAAGAAGCCGCAGACATAGGTTTTTTACCGGCTGGGTGCACCTCAGTAATCCAAATATTTCCTTCTTTACATTTTACTAAAAAACCTTTGCTGCTTTCAACGGATAAAAGCGCGCCTGCCGTATTTTGCGAGCAAGTGTTTTGAGTATCTAATTCTGTGCGCAGAATTTGTAAGAGTTCGGTTTTTCCGTTTAAACAAATTTGGGTGCGTGCCTTAGGACCGCAAGCCAAGCCGCGTACTTTGTGATGAATTTGAGCAGCGGTCATGGTTTGAAAGTTTAGAAAAGCATCTTCTTTGCTGATCATAGGAGCAAAGCTGGGCTCTCCCACTTGCTCTATTTTGGTAATTTGCCCCTTTTCAATTTGATGGATAGCCTCTTGCAATCCGGTTAAACCTAAGGGAATTAGTTTGGTAAAAAGAGTCTCGGCATTGTCAGCAAGGTCAACAGAAATTTCCTTTTGCAAAAGAATGGGGCCATCGTCCATACCGGGCGCAATCCAAAAGACACTGATGCCGGTAGTTTTGAAATCTTGAAAAAGGCTATGTTGTACCGGTGCTGCTCCGCGCAAAAGCGGAAGTAAAGAAAAATGCACATTAATAATACCGAGTTTGGGTAAAGCCAAAAAGTCCGGGCGGAAGATTTTTCCAAAGGCTACCGCTACTCCCAAATCAAAAGGCCGGGCTTTGATCTCGTCAAAAATGTCTTTCATCTTTTCCGGAGAGCGAACAGGCAACCCCAACTCTAAAGCACGCGCTTTGACCGGGCAAGGAGTAATGACCATGCCTCGTCCGCGCGGTTTATCAGCCTGAGTGACGACCATTTGTATGTCTGTTAAATCGTGTAATAATTCTAGATATGGTACGGATATTTCCGGCGTACCAAAGAAAATAGTTTTTAATTTGTCCATATTTTTATTTTATCAAATTCGGCAGGCAGGCAGGTCTAATCCATAAAAAAGGAAGAAAAAAGAGATAAAAATCATTATATTGTAGGGGCAGGTGGAGTTTATAAAAGGGGGAAATTATGACGATTACATATGTAGACGATAAAAATTTTGACAGAGAGGTTGCTACTTTTCAACATCCTAAAATAGTGGTGTTTTCAGCCGATTGGTGCCCACATTGTCACCGTATGATGCCTGTGTTGGAAGAAGTAGCCAAACGGTATAACGGAAAAGCTAAAATGTTTTTGGTTAATGTGACGCAGTCACCCAAAGCAGCTGCCAAGTATTCGGTTCGGGGGGTACCGACGATGCTCTTTTTTCGAGATGGAAAACATTTTTCCCAATTAGTGGGGGAGGCTCCTATTACATCGATTGAAGATAACATCAAAGCGATACTGTAAGTGCATTTTCGTTTTCTCGGTCAGCCCCGATATTTGCTCGGGGCTGGTTTTGTATTAAAACTTATTTTGAATATTTGTATAATAGTAGCGTAATTTTATGGATAAGAAATCCTTATGTCTTTACCTCAAGAATTTATAGATTATACTGCCAAACTGTTCGGGCCTGAACGCTGGCAAAACTACTTGGATTCTTTTGCCCAAGAAGTGCCGGTAAGCATTCGCTTTAACAGGTGGAAACATCATGGAGAAATGTTGACAGAGTCAACACCTGTTGCTTGGTGTCAAGAAGGCTTTTGGCTCAAAGAACGACCCAATTTTACCTTAGATCCTTTGTTGCATGCGGGGGTGTATTATGTGCAGGAATCCGGCTCTATGTTTTTGGACCATGTTTTGCGCCATTTATTAGATAAGCCGGTGAGTGCTTTGGACTTGTGCGCAGCACCCGGTGGAAAATCTACCTTAATGCGGGCGGCTTTGCCTGAAGGCTCTGTGCTTGTCAGTAATGAAATAGATCGTCGCAGAGCCAATATTTTATTGGAAAATATTTTAAAGCAAGGTCACCCGGATGTAGTGGTCACGCATAATCCGCCGAAAGACTTTTCAAAAACAAGTTTAATGTTTGATGTGATTTTAGCCGATGTCCCTTGTTCCGGAGAGGGATTATTTCGGCGAGATTTGGCCACCGCCAAAGAGTGGAGTGTGCAAGGGGTAAAGTTCTGCCAAGAGCGCCAACGTCAGATTTTGCGTGATATTTGGCCTTGCCTTCGAAGTGGCGGGCTGTTAATTTACAGTACATGCACCTTTAATTTACTTGAAAATGAAGAAAATGTACGATGGATAGCGGAGGAGTTGGGGGCGGAAGTTTTACCTATTGTTGTGCAAGAAGAATGGAATATTACGGGTAGTTTGTTGGAGGGGTGGAACGGGCCGGTTTATCGCTTTATTCCCGGAACTACGCGAAGTGAAGGCCTTTTTATGGCCGCACTTCGTAAAAAGGGGGGAGATTTTGATATGGGCACCTTGCCTGCCTCTTTAAAAACGCAAATTAAAAAATATCCTTTTATTCATTTGCTATCAGATGGCACGCCTCAACCGGAAATGAAAGGAAAAGAGGCTCTTCCGTCGGTGGCGCAGGCCCTTTCTTTAACTATGTCGGAAAATACGTATCCCAAAGTGGAACTTTCTTTAGAGCAAGCACGCCGTTATTTGCATAGAGAGTCTTTTGCTTTGCCTTCGGGTACTCCGCTTGGATTTGTGCTGGTTTGTTATCAATCTCATCCCTTAGGATTTATGAAAAATGTCGGCACACGTGCCAATAATCTCTATCCTAAAAATTGGGCTATTCTTAATTTGTAAAAAATAATATTCTTCTGTCAGGATTATAAAAATTTGACTGTATCCTTCATAAAATTGTAAAAAAAGCCCTCCGTTTAGGAGGGCTTTAAATCTACTCTGCCGATGAAATAATTTTTTCTGCTCTCATGAGTGATTCATCTATGTTTTTGCAGATATTGGCTTTTCCGATGATATCTAAAAAGCCATACTTGTTGAGCATTTTTTGCGGTTGGCGCTGTAAGTGAGAGAGGATAATTTTAACTCCGTTTGCATGACAACGCTTGTATATCTTATATAAGGCGTGGTACCCGGTGGCATCCATCGCGGGTACGCTGCGCATTCTTAAAACCAATACTTTGCAATCTTTCATATTGCTTAACGTATCAATAAAAAGATTTGCCGCTCCAAAAAAGAACGGACCGTTAATTTCATAAACGGTGACATGTTTGGCTATTTTTTTGGCATCTATGTCGTCTTTGTGGTGCACTTCGTCCATAATATCGTCGTCAGTATTGGTGACATTATAAACATCTGCCATACGTTTCATGAAAAGTATAGCCGCCAAAACAAGGCCAAACTCGATGGCGGCAACCAGATCTATTACTACCGTAAGAGCAAAAGTGACCATCAAAACTAATATGTCACTAGCCGGTGCTTTGAATAGAGAAACAAAACTTCTCCAATCGCTCATTCTGTAAGAAACGTTAAACAAAATGGTTGCCAGTGCAGTCATGGGTATAAGGCTGATATAATTCATAAGACATAACATCATGATGAGTAAAAATATACTGTGTGCTATGCCTGCAAGGGGGGTTCTGCCTCCATTATCTATGTTGGCGGCGGTACGGGCTATTGCACCCGTAGCCGGCAATCCGCCAAAAAGAGCGGAAACAATATTGCCACAACCGGTGGCCACAAGTTCCATATTAGAGCGGTGTTTTTTGCCGATCATACCGTCTGCCACAACAGCAGAGAGCAAACTTTCTATGCCGGCCAAGAATGCGATAGTAAAAGCAGGTCTTAACAACTTGAGGATAATGTCAAAGTTTATATCGGGAAAATGCGGGGTGATAAGACCCGTTTTTATAGTTCCGAAGGTGCTTCCTATCGTAGCCACCGGCAAGTCACAAACTTTTACAATGAGTGTTGTGATTACCAAAGCAGCTAATGAACCGGGAAAAAGTTTAAATTTTTTCGGCCAAAAAACAATCAGTACCAATGCCAGAAGTCCCATAAATAATGTGGGCATAGAAGTATGGGATATATTATTAAAATAGAATTGCCATTTGGCAAAAAAGGCGGAAGGAATCTCGCTCAGACCCAACCCTAAGAAGTCGTTAATTTGAGTAGAGAAAAGCACGACGGCTATACCGCTGGTAAAACCCGTAGTGACGGGGTAAGGGATAAACTTTAAAAATGCACCAAACTTCAAGCATCCCATGATAATCAAAATAATGCCAGCCAACAGGGTGGAAACCAACAATCCCTGCATTCCGTACTGCTGAATAATACCGTAAACAATGACAACAAATGCCCCCGTAGGGCCGGCAATTTGTACACGGCTTCCACCAAGCAGAGATATGGTAAAGCCCGCCACAACAGCAGTGATAAGACCTTTGTCCGGAGTGACACCCGAAGCTATGGCCAGAGCGATGGAAAGCGGCAAAGCAATACATGCCACCACCAGTCCGGCCGTTAAATCTGCGATGATTCTCTCACGCGGAAATTCCTTCTTCCTGTGTTGGAGAAGGCTTAACAATTTAGGTTTTAATTTCATTTTTTTACTGGATTTTAAGTAAGTCTTCAAATAAGGATATATATATTTTATCTCTTTTGTAGGTGGGTGAGCAAATTTATATCGTCGGGGAGGGGGAAAGGAACAATAAAAAAAGTACTTCGTATAAAGTGCCTTTTTAAATGGTCGACCGTAGTTATCGTACAATTTTTGGAATATTCAACTATTCAATGTAATTTGACATGTATTACGAAAGATATTAGAATGTGCTTATGAATGGAGGCAAAATATGAAAATGATTAAAAAAATAACTAGTATTTTAGTATTTTTATTGATTGCAGGGACGGTCTGTGCTCAGGTAAATAATAAAAAAGAAGCCTTTCTGATAGGTGGCGGTTGTGATTTTACTGAGGATAATTTTGTCACAGAATTCAATGAGTGGCATAGTTTTCTGAAGGATTATGGCTGGCATGTACAAACCTTTTTAGATCCTGCCAGAAAAACCGATATTGATCATGTGATGGATTTTGATTGGGATACATTTAAGGAGAGACTTTCTTCATTAGCAAGGCGGGAAGTAGTTCCCGAACAAGTATTTTTAGGGATTATTACTCATGGAAAAATCGGAGCTGATGGACATCAAATTTGTGTAGGTAATCATGAATATAAGCCGATAAAAGAGTTGGGTCATATTTTGACCCGTTTGCAAGAGAAAGGGACAAAAGTAGCGGTTGTTGATATGTCTTGCTACTCGGCTTATTCTGTTTTAGAATTATTAGGCTCTGCTTCTTGCGTGATGTCTATGGCCGGCAGAGAAGTTGCTACTGGTGCTATTACGAAAGCGGTGGCTAGCGGTTTGTCTTCCTTGCCTTTTTTAGAAGAGAGGCCTAGTGTAGAAGATGTTTATTTTTCCGTGTTAGAAAATTCTAATAAAAGAATGAGACAACTGCCGGAAATTACCTCTTTTGCCTCCTTAAATACGGTGTTTGTGGAACAAGTTGCCAACTACAAGTCAGTGCGAACTTTTTTTGAGGAGGAAAAGCCCCTTTTGGAACACCTCTTTTCTCCTTATACGATAAAGGGAATTGAAGAATTTTTTCGAAGCGGAAGATTTATAGCAAATAGTCATGGTATATTGGCTCTAATGTATTTAACGAAGTTTCCGGATCGTCAAGACCGACCTTGTGCTAATTTTTATTTCTAAGAAAATAAAAAAATAACTCTACATTTGGTAGAGTTATTTTTTTGTAAAAACTGATTGTGCAGATAGTACAAAAAAAAGCACTTCGTAGGAAGTGCCTTTTTAAATGGTCGGGGGTGTATTATGTGCAGGAAGCCGGATCTATGTTTTTGGACCATGTATTGCGCCATTTGGTTACAACTCCTGTCAGCGCGTTAGATTTGTGTGCTGCTCCCGGTGGAAAATCTACTTTAATGCGTGCGGCTTTGCCGGAAGGGTCGGTGCTTGTGAGCAATGAAATAGACCGCCGTCGTGCCAATATTTTACTGGAAAATATTCAAAAGCAAGGTCACCCCGATGTATTGGTGACGCATAATCCGCCGAAAGATTTTGCCAAAACAAATATCATGTTTGATGTCATTTTGACGGATGTCCCTTGTTCGGGAGAAGGACTCTTTCGCCGAGATGAGACCGCTACCAAAGAATGGAGCCCTGCCAATGTGCAATTTTGCCAAGAGCGCCAACGCCAAATTTTGCGTGATATTTGGCCTTATCTTTGCAGTGGCGGTTTGCTCATTTATAGCACATGTATGTATAATCTGGCAGAAAATGAAGAAAACGTACGTTGGATAAGCCAAGAGTTGGGGGCAGAGATTTTATCAGTACCCACAGAGGCGGACTGGAAGATTACCAAGAGCTTGCTAGCGGGGTGGGACAAACAGGTGTACCGCTTTATCTCCGGTAATACTCATACGGAAGGGTTGTTTATGGCAATACTTCGCAAAAAAGGCGAAGAAGAAAGAGCGACTTTGCCGACCGGACTGCGAAAACAAATTCAAAAATTTCCTTTTATTCATTTGCTCTCAGACGGTTTGGCTCAACCGGAGCAGAAAGGAAAAGAGCTTATTCCGTCTATTGCACAGGCTCTTTCTATAGCTGAAAATAAAAAAGATTTCCCCAAAATAGAGCTTTCCTTAGAGCAGGCTCGTCTTTATTTAAACCGTCAATCTTTTGCTTTGCCTACCGGTACTGAAAGAGGGTTTGTATTGGTTAGTTTTCAGGGGAAGGCACTGGGGTTTATGAAAAATATAGGTCCTCGTGCCAATAATCTCTATCCTAAAAATTGGGCCATTCGCAGTTTGTAATTTTTTCAATAAAAAACTCCCTATGATTATTCATAGGGAGTTTTGTGTTTATAACAGATTAAAGTTCAACATCTTGTTTTCATTCATTCCAACCGCCGACACTCGGATCAAAAGTATTTTCGTCTAAATCAAGATATTCGGCTAATTTAGTTCTTAAGGACAAATACAATTCTTCCTGATCATCAGTAGTGTTCCAAGTCATAGCCTTACGGGTTTTAGCCAAATTATGTTTATTGATAAAATAGATCGTTCCAGAGGCAGCCTCTGCAAAATGAGGCAGGAAAACTTTTTGACAGGCACCGCCTATACAAGAGGTGGAGACATTGGAATAAGCATCTACATTTGCCAAATTTTTGGCCCAAGTTATATCTTTGTCCGTAGAGCCTTCATAAATGTCTAAAAATACAATAGCATAGTCCATGCCGAACATTTTGGGTTGGAATTCCCCAGCCAATTTGTCAAAATAAGAGGCTTGGGCTTTGGAAGCTTCGCAATCGGATTTATACACAGCTACCGCTAAAAAATCTTCGCTATAATTAGAGGTGGAAATAGATAATATTCCATCATCACCGGAGGTGTTTTCTACCACCAAATCGGCATTTCCCGAAAGGGATTTAAAAGTAAAGCTTTCCCAAATTTCAGAAAGGGGAGAGTTCTCTTCCGGAATAAATTCATCTAATGTTTCGTCCATGATACAGCCGGACAGCGTTAACATAGCGCATAAAGCTACACATAACGCAAATATTTTTTTCATAAAAGCTCCTTTAGGATATAGAGATGTAACCTCGTATAAGTGTACTATAAATCAGCCGACATTAAAGCAGTATTTTAGACCCATTAACAAAATAGGCCTTTTGGGTAGTGGAATATGGGCGGAGGAATAAACATATAGTTTGATAATTGAAAAAAATATATACTAGTAATATGAAAAAAATTCCATTCAGTTATAAAAAGGGTTTTACCCTTGTAGAACTGTTAGTAGTGATACTGATTATCGGTATTTTATCTGCCGTGGCTTTGCCACGTTACACTAAGGCCGTAGAAAAGAGCCGTCTTGCCGCAGTGCTACCTACTATAACGACGCTCCGCAATGCTTTAGATGAGCAAATTTTAGCAGGAATGGAAAAAGAGGAGATAGACTATATCGGCGGTGACGAAATCGGACGTGATTTATTGATGCTAAATGTGCCATGCCAAACAGATTTGGAAAATCAGCGTTGTTATGGAAAAAATTTTAGTTATCGGGTTTGGTGTGCGCCACACGGTTGTTTTATTTCTTTTGTGCGGCAACAAGATAGAACGGAAGATGATTTGTATGCTGTGCTGTGGCGCAAAGTATTAACCGATTGGAATGATTATCCGATAGGTGTATGGGAAATGGATTGTATGGCGCATAGTGATATCGGTTATGAAGTTTGTCGCAGTATGGTGTCTCATGGGTGGGAGCTATCGGATGAAAGGATGGAGGAAATGAAATAAAAACTACATTTTGACTGAAAAATGAGTTTGTTGACAGGATTTTTTTAAACTGTTAGTATAAAGAAAAATTACTGCATAGGAAATTCTTATGAAAAAAAACACTTATTGTCATGACAATCGTAGCGTATTGACGTTAGATGCCGGTGGTACCAATTTGGTATTCAATGCCGTTCAAGCCAATAAAGAAATTTTATCCCCTATTGTTTTGCCTGCCCAAGCAGATGACTTGGATAAATGTTTGGCAAATATTGTAACAGGTTTTGAAGAAGCGATTAAGCACCTTAAACAAGCCCCTTATGCTATTAGTTTTGCTTTCCCCGGCCCTGCCGATTATGCCAACGGTATCATCGGAGATTTACCCAATTTCCCTTCTTTTAGAGGTGGTGTAGCCTTAGGACCTTATTTGCAAGAAAAGTTTGGTATTCCTGTTTTTATTAATAATGACGGAGATTTGTTTGCCTACGGTGAGGCCTGTGCCGGTGCACTTCCCTACATCAATCAAGAATTTGAGAAAAGAGGTATCCCCAGAAAATACAATAATTTGCTGGGCATTACTTTAGGTACAGGCACCGGTGGCGGTGTGGTGCATAACGGGGAATTATTCCGCGGAGATAACGGCGCTGCAGCGGAAGTGTGGGTAATCCGCAACAAAAGATATCCGGAAGCATTCTCCGAGGAAGGTGCAGCTTTGCGC
It includes:
- the rpe gene encoding ribulose-phosphate 3-epimerase, which gives rise to MITQNGSRNGKIIIAPSILSADLWNLGQDVEVAKMAGADWLHVDVMDGHFVPNLSFGPATVKSLNGRAQLPLDVHLMVQRPLKFVESFAKAGADFLTVHIEAQDDVKEALLTIKSLGVKAGLSIKPDTDPQRIKPFLDILDLVLVMTVQPGFGGQSFLPSSPAQIKAVRELIDQSGRSIYLEVDGGINAQTAREAAQAGADAFVAGNAIFAAADKKQALQEIRKSATI
- a CDS encoding PASTA domain-containing protein, with translation MTKNTDTNFEDFIGKTRKTSRVKWFIALVVFVFFGLLIFVSIDWVLGALVHTRQEVQVPDITQKPVTTALDSLATVNLALKQAGLEFAEGVPPGSVLRQIPSAGSTVREGRVIRVWISQGDEMVFVPSVEGLDLRAAQLAIRQAGLQVEKVENAFSLTVEKGLIISQKPKADSMLTRGDKVLLTLSNGQPPASVILVPDFRNKKLANATLWASTQNINLTVKEDPKSPFPYGTIASQYPLADSQISTGSSLEVTVSRRQANEDEKTYHLHYELPQGKKQMRIRIVMTDDNGEREVINESKLPGSKIDLEIPYSGKATFRILSDGILVREREIQ
- the fmt gene encoding methionyl-tRNA formyltransferase yields the protein MDKLKTIFFGTPEISVPYLELLHDLTDIQMVVTQADKPRGRGMVITPCPVKARALELGLPVRSPEKMKDIFDEIKARPFDLGVAVAFGKIFRPDFLALPKLGIINVHFSLLPLLRGAAPVQHSLFQDFKTTGISVFWIAPGMDDGPILLQKEISVDLADNAETLFTKLIPLGLTGLQEAIHQIEKGQITKIEQVGEPSFAPMISKEDAFLNFQTMTAAQIHHKVRGLACGPKARTQICLNGKTELLQILRTELDTQNTCSQNTAGALLSVESSKGFLVKCKEGNIWITEVHPAGKKPMSAASFANGRGLKPAEGVFVCND
- a CDS encoding thioredoxin; this encodes MTITYVDDKNFDREVATFQHPKIVVFSADWCPHCHRMMPVLEEVAKRYNGKAKMFLVNVTQSPKAAAKYSVRGVPTMLFFRDGKHFSQLVGEAPITSIEDNIKAIL
- a CDS encoding rRNA cytosine-C5-methyltransferase, with amino-acid sequence MSLPQEFIDYTAKLFGPERWQNYLDSFAQEVPVSIRFNRWKHHGEMLTESTPVAWCQEGFWLKERPNFTLDPLLHAGVYYVQESGSMFLDHVLRHLLDKPVSALDLCAAPGGKSTLMRAALPEGSVLVSNEIDRRRANILLENILKQGHPDVVVTHNPPKDFSKTSLMFDVILADVPCSGEGLFRRDLATAKEWSVQGVKFCQERQRQILRDIWPCLRSGGLLIYSTCTFNLLENEENVRWIAEELGAEVLPIVVQEEWNITGSLLEGWNGPVYRFIPGTTRSEGLFMAALRKKGGDFDMGTLPASLKTQIKKYPFIHLLSDGTPQPEMKGKEALPSVAQALSLTMSENTYPKVELSLEQARRYLHRESFALPSGTPLGFVLVCYQSHPLGFMKNVGTRANNLYPKNWAILNL
- a CDS encoding STAS domain-containing protein produces the protein MKLKPKLLSLLQHRKKEFPRERIIADLTAGLVVACIALPLSIALAIASGVTPDKGLITAVVAGFTISLLGGSRVQIAGPTGAFVVIVYGIIQQYGMQGLLVSTLLAGIILIIMGCLKFGAFLKFIPYPVTTGFTSGIAVVLFSTQINDFLGLGLSEIPSAFFAKWQFYFNNISHTSMPTLFMGLLALVLIVFWPKKFKLFPGSLAALVITTLIVKVCDLPVATIGSTFGTIKTGLITPHFPDINFDIILKLLRPAFTIAFLAGIESLLSAVVADGMIGKKHRSNMELVATGCGNIVSALFGGLPATGAIARTAANIDNGGRTPLAGIAHSIFLLIMMLCLMNYISLIPMTALATILFNVSYRMSDWRSFVSLFKAPASDILVLMVTFALTVVIDLVAAIEFGLVLAAILFMKRMADVYNVTNTDDDIMDEVHHKDDIDAKKIAKHVTVYEINGPFFFGAANLFIDTLSNMKDCKVLVLRMRSVPAMDATGYHALYKIYKRCHANGVKIILSHLQRQPQKMLNKYGFLDIIGKANICKNIDESLMRAEKIISSAE
- a CDS encoding pilin, giving the protein MKKIPFSYKKGFTLVELLVVILIIGILSAVALPRYTKAVEKSRLAAVLPTITTLRNALDEQILAGMEKEEIDYIGGDEIGRDLLMLNVPCQTDLENQRCYGKNFSYRVWCAPHGCFISFVRQQDRTEDDLYAVLWRKVLTDWNDYPIGVWEMDCMAHSDIGYEVCRSMVSHGWELSDERMEEMK
- a CDS encoding ROK family protein; the encoded protein is MKKNTYCHDNRSVLTLDAGGTNLVFNAVQANKEILSPIVLPAQADDLDKCLANIVTGFEEAIKHLKQAPYAISFAFPGPADYANGIIGDLPNFPSFRGGVALGPYLQEKFGIPVFINNDGDLFAYGEACAGALPYINQEFEKRGIPRKYNNLLGITLGTGTGGGVVHNGELFRGDNGAAAEVWVIRNKRYPEAFSEEGAALRSIKRSYRILSKDTTELTPKDIAEIAEGTRAGNQQAAREAFEEFGDILGNLIANVNTVVDGLVVLGGGVANAHKWFMPALLRELNGTISRYDGLGSVPRTESKAYDLTDPQQAEQFFVGGTTQVTVPFSQKKVVYNQEKKVGVTLSKLGTSSAVSIGAYAFALNEIDKQK